A stretch of Flavobacterium sp. N2270 DNA encodes these proteins:
- the moaCB gene encoding bifunctional molybdenum cofactor biosynthesis protein MoaC/MoaB yields the protein MVDITHKIITQRTATAQAIVKVGSSETIKAIKDKTVPKGDVLEVARTAGLFAVKNTSNAIPDCHPLPIEYTAIAYDIQEMEIHIEITVKTIYKTGVEVEAMHGASIVALTMYDMLKPIDKNVEISTVKLLHKKGGKSDFNDAKSLNLNVAVIVCSDSVSKGSKQDSAGKAITSKLNTLGLDVTNYIIIPDEITDIQKTVNTLKENKTDLVILTGGTGLSNRDVTPEALIPLLDRRIPGIEEAIRSYGQDRTPYAMLSRSVVGFIGSTLVIALPGSTNGASESMDAIFPSVLHLFKIINGFNHGK from the coding sequence ATGGTAGATATTACTCATAAAATCATCACGCAAAGAACAGCAACAGCTCAAGCAATTGTAAAAGTTGGAAGTTCTGAAACTATAAAAGCAATCAAAGACAAAACTGTTCCAAAAGGAGATGTTTTAGAAGTGGCAAGAACTGCTGGTTTATTTGCGGTGAAAAATACTTCAAACGCTATTCCAGATTGTCATCCATTACCTATTGAATACACAGCAATTGCTTATGATATTCAAGAAATGGAAATTCATATTGAAATCACTGTAAAAACCATTTACAAAACCGGAGTTGAAGTGGAAGCTATGCACGGAGCAAGTATTGTTGCTTTAACTATGTACGACATGCTGAAACCTATTGATAAAAATGTAGAAATTTCAACGGTTAAATTATTACATAAAAAAGGTGGAAAATCTGATTTTAACGATGCTAAAAGTTTAAATCTAAATGTAGCAGTAATTGTCTGTTCCGATAGTGTTTCAAAAGGAAGTAAACAAGATAGTGCAGGAAAAGCAATCACTTCTAAATTGAATACTTTAGGTTTAGATGTTACCAATTATATTATCATTCCAGATGAAATTACAGATATTCAAAAAACAGTAAACACATTAAAAGAAAACAAAACAGACTTAGTTATTTTAACTGGTGGAACAGGTTTGTCGAATAGAGATGTTACACCTGAAGCCTTAATTCCTCTATTAGACAGAAGAATCCCAGGTATTGAAGAAGCAATTCGTTCGTACGGACAAGACAGAACTCCTTATGCCATGTTATCTCGAAGTGTGGTTGGATTTATTGGATCTACTTTAGTAATTGCTTTACCAGGCTCTACAAATGGAGCAAGCGAATCGATGGACGCTATTTTTCCATCTGTATTGCATTTATTCAAAATAATTAATGGTTTTAACCACGGAAAATAA
- the moaA gene encoding GTP 3',8-cyclase MoaA, which produces MLKIEDLHGRVHDYLRISITENCNLRCTYCMPAEGINLTPKAHIMTADEIETIAKTFVSLGVKKIRLTGGEPLVRKDARDIIERLGKLNIDLNITTNGLLVHEYINTFKAAGISSLNISLDTLQKEKFKQITRRDHYDTLWKNIELLLENNFIVKLNVVLIKGFNDSEIIDFINLTKTLNIKIRFIEFMPFNGNQWDKSKLVTYAEILEKVDNHFKENTILRMEDKLNDTARNHKIESFKGSFSVISSVTNPFCGTCNRIRLTADGKLKNCLFSNTENSLLETLRDGKSILPIIEKNIKSKFPVRGGMENDAEFQNPKLFSKNRSMIKIGG; this is translated from the coding sequence ATGTTGAAAATAGAAGATTTACACGGTCGAGTGCACGATTATTTACGAATTTCAATTACTGAAAATTGTAACCTTCGTTGCACCTATTGTATGCCTGCCGAAGGAATAAATTTGACTCCAAAAGCACATATAATGACGGCTGATGAAATTGAAACTATTGCCAAGACATTTGTATCACTTGGAGTAAAAAAAATTCGATTAACAGGTGGAGAACCATTAGTTAGAAAAGATGCTCGCGATATTATTGAACGTCTTGGAAAATTAAACATCGATTTAAATATTACCACAAACGGACTTTTAGTTCATGAATATATTAATACTTTTAAGGCAGCCGGAATTTCGTCTTTAAATATAAGTTTGGATACTTTACAAAAGGAAAAATTCAAACAAATTACCAGACGTGATCATTATGATACACTTTGGAAAAACATCGAATTACTTTTAGAAAATAATTTTATTGTAAAACTAAATGTTGTATTAATAAAAGGTTTTAATGATTCCGAAATTATTGATTTTATTAATCTTACCAAAACCTTAAATATTAAAATTCGATTTATAGAATTTATGCCTTTTAACGGAAACCAATGGGACAAATCGAAATTGGTAACTTATGCAGAAATTCTAGAAAAAGTAGATAATCATTTTAAAGAAAACACTATTCTTCGAATGGAAGATAAACTAAACGATACTGCAAGAAATCATAAAATAGAATCCTTTAAGGGAAGTTTTTCGGTAATTAGTTCTGTTACCAATCCTTTTTGTGGTACTTGTAATAGAATTCGTTTAACTGCCGATGGAAAACTAAAAAACTGTTTGTTTTCCAATACTGAAAATTCCTTATTAGAAACTTTACGAGATGGAAAAAGTATACTTCCTATAATTGAAAAAAATATTAAATCTAAATTTCCTGTTAGAGGCGGAATGGAAAATGATGCAGAATTTCAAAACCCAAAGCTTTTCTCTAAAAATAGAAGCATGATAAAAATAGGAGGTTAA
- a CDS encoding molybdopterin oxidoreductase family protein has product MAKLPVPAEKIIEQFGPSLNYSPKDGYEGRDEPDKVVETHCCFCGMQCGIKLLVKTNKVVGFEPWMEFPFNEGRLCPKGVQRYLQNNHPDRLLGPIKRVEGKGFEPTSWDEAMDKTVSEIKRIQEKYGNDAFSMLSGVSLTNEKSYLVGKFARIALKTKNLDYNGRLCMVSAGAGNKKAFGLDRASNTYADLEYAEVIIVAGANISETFPTLTHWIWKARDRGAKIIVIDPRVIPLARTADVHLDVKPGTDSALYGAMLKYLVDNDMLDHDFIDNYTSGFDITIDAVKDYTLEWAEGITGIKKEKIKEAAELWGKAKTSFFLHARGIEHHSKGVDNVLGCINLVLATGRIGRPYCGYGTITGQGNGQGGREHGHKCDQLPGNRDIENPEHRKYISEVWGIDEKDMPGKGLSAYEIIEAIHRGEIKGLISICFNPLVSLPNSNYVREALEKLEYYVCIDFFLNETARHADIVLAGSLQEEEEGTTTSAEGRVIRIRQAVTPPGDARTDTSIILELAERLGVKDKFTFENSEAIFNELRVASKGGTADYNGITYKRIEDNMGMFWPCPTEDHPGTPRLWEDKKFKTPDGKAHFNPAPYKLPGEVTDENYPVTLTTGRVVSQYLSGTQTRRIGKLVDQYPEPLLELHPELAAKYGIQQNELIKVSTRRGEGIFPANIVETIRKDTVFIPYHWSGLKSANLLTPGTLDPISKIPEFKVSACKLEPLKEQAKPSSETKAYASI; this is encoded by the coding sequence ATGGCAAAGTTACCTGTTCCAGCAGAAAAAATAATAGAACAATTTGGTCCTAGTTTGAATTATTCACCAAAAGATGGATATGAAGGTAGAGATGAGCCAGATAAAGTGGTTGAAACGCATTGTTGCTTTTGTGGTATGCAATGTGGAATAAAGTTATTAGTAAAAACAAACAAAGTGGTTGGTTTTGAACCATGGATGGAATTCCCATTTAACGAAGGTCGTCTTTGTCCTAAAGGAGTTCAACGCTACTTACAAAATAATCATCCAGATAGATTATTAGGTCCAATAAAACGTGTCGAAGGAAAAGGTTTTGAACCTACTTCTTGGGATGAAGCTATGGATAAAACGGTTTCAGAGATAAAACGAATTCAGGAAAAATATGGAAATGATGCATTTTCTATGCTTTCTGGAGTTTCTTTAACGAATGAGAAAAGTTACCTGGTTGGTAAATTTGCCCGTATCGCTTTAAAGACAAAAAACCTTGACTACAATGGCCGTTTGTGTATGGTAAGTGCTGGTGCTGGAAACAAAAAAGCCTTTGGTCTAGATAGAGCTTCTAATACTTATGCCGATTTAGAATATGCCGAAGTAATTATCGTTGCTGGAGCAAACATTAGTGAGACCTTCCCTACTCTAACTCATTGGATTTGGAAAGCAAGAGATAGAGGTGCAAAAATTATTGTTATTGATCCCCGTGTGATTCCTTTAGCAAGAACTGCTGATGTGCATTTAGATGTAAAACCTGGTACAGATTCGGCTTTATATGGTGCAATGTTAAAGTATTTGGTTGACAACGACATGCTAGACCATGATTTTATAGATAATTATACTTCTGGTTTTGATATTACTATTGATGCTGTTAAAGATTATACTTTAGAATGGGCAGAAGGAATAACAGGAATAAAGAAGGAAAAAATTAAAGAAGCAGCTGAACTTTGGGGTAAAGCTAAAACTAGTTTCTTTTTACATGCAAGAGGAATTGAACACCATTCTAAAGGTGTAGATAATGTTTTAGGTTGCATCAATTTAGTATTAGCAACAGGAAGAATAGGAAGACCGTATTGCGGTTACGGAACTATTACTGGTCAAGGAAATGGTCAAGGAGGTAGAGAACACGGACATAAATGTGACCAGTTACCTGGAAATAGAGATATTGAAAACCCAGAACATAGAAAATATATTTCAGAAGTTTGGGGAATAGATGAAAAAGATATGCCTGGTAAAGGATTGTCTGCATATGAAATTATTGAAGCGATTCATAGAGGTGAAATTAAAGGTTTAATTTCAATTTGTTTTAATCCTTTAGTATCCTTACCAAATAGCAACTATGTTAGAGAAGCCCTTGAAAAATTAGAATATTATGTGTGTATTGACTTTTTCTTAAATGAAACTGCTCGTCATGCTGATATTGTTTTAGCAGGTTCTTTACAAGAAGAAGAAGAAGGAACTACAACTTCTGCAGAAGGTAGAGTAATTAGAATACGTCAAGCAGTAACTCCTCCTGGAGATGCTAGAACGGATACTTCTATTATATTAGAATTAGCGGAAAGATTAGGCGTAAAAGATAAATTTACATTCGAAAATAGTGAAGCTATTTTTAATGAATTAAGAGTGGCATCAAAAGGTGGTACTGCAGATTATAACGGAATTACTTATAAAAGAATTGAAGATAATATGGGAATGTTCTGGCCATGTCCTACGGAAGACCATCCAGGAACGCCAAGACTTTGGGAAGATAAAAAATTTAAAACACCAGATGGTAAAGCACACTTTAACCCAGCTCCCTATAAATTACCAGGTGAAGTTACAGATGAAAATTATCCTGTAACATTAACGACAGGACGTGTAGTTTCGCAATATTTAAGTGGAACACAAACACGTAGAATTGGAAAATTAGTAGATCAATACCCTGAGCCTTTATTAGAATTACACCCAGAATTGGCAGCGAAATATGGCATTCAACAAAACGAACTTATTAAAGTAAGTACTCGTAGGGGTGAAGGTATATTCCCAGCAAATATTGTAGAAACAATTCGTAAAGACACTGTTTTTATTCCTTACCATTGGTCAGGTTTAAAATCAGCAAATTTATTGACTCCCGGGACATTAGATCCAATTTCAAAAATTCCAGAATTTAAAGTTTCTGCTTGTAAATTAGAACCCTTAAAAGAACAAGCAAAACCATCAAGTGAAACCAAAGCATACGCAAGTATCTAA
- a CDS encoding winged helix-turn-helix domain-containing protein, giving the protein MKIKSKIWIESNNGILLSEGRVQLLKMIDETGSLNKASKALKISYQKAWRLIDEVSKTTKQPIIETKIGGAKGGGTILTPYGKSLISIYETINKDCWQFLDEQLKKHSLC; this is encoded by the coding sequence TTGAAAATCAAAAGTAAAATTTGGATAGAGTCTAATAACGGAATTCTTTTAAGTGAAGGCCGCGTGCAATTACTTAAAATGATTGACGAAACAGGTTCTCTTAATAAAGCGTCTAAAGCGTTAAAAATTTCGTACCAAAAAGCTTGGCGTTTAATTGATGAAGTAAGTAAAACTACAAAGCAACCTATTATAGAAACCAAAATTGGTGGCGCAAAAGGTGGCGGAACAATATTAACTCCTTATGGAAAATCGTTAATTTCTATTTACGAAACTATAAATAAAGATTGTTGGCAGTTTTTAGACGAACAATTAAAAAAGCATTCTTTATGTTAG
- a CDS encoding sulfite exporter TauE/SafE family protein — MLVSEILNSPLLLLLLPIVAFLYASVGHGGASGYLALMSLFALPITFMKPTALLLNILVSGISFYFYYREKNFKWNLFYPFAITSIPFSFLGGFLTVDSKIYKIILGTLLLFAVFRLLGFFGKEKAELKEINIKYALLIGAIIGFLSGLIGIGGGIVLSPVLLLLGWANMKQTAAVSALFIFVNSISGIFGFLSKGGEIPTSSTLLIGIVLIGGFFGAYYGSKKFNNIVLRNVLAFVLGIAIIKLYTI, encoded by the coding sequence ATGTTAGTATCTGAAATCTTAAATTCACCATTATTACTTTTACTATTACCAATAGTAGCCTTTTTATATGCAAGTGTTGGACACGGTGGAGCAAGTGGATATTTGGCGTTAATGAGTTTGTTTGCTCTACCAATTACATTCATGAAACCAACTGCTTTACTCTTAAATATTTTAGTTTCTGGAATTTCATTTTATTTTTATTACAGAGAGAAGAATTTTAAATGGAACTTATTTTATCCTTTTGCTATTACATCTATACCATTTTCTTTTTTAGGCGGATTTTTAACAGTGGATTCTAAAATTTATAAAATCATATTAGGAACATTATTATTATTTGCTGTTTTTCGATTATTAGGTTTCTTCGGAAAAGAAAAGGCTGAATTAAAAGAAATAAATATAAAATACGCATTACTAATTGGAGCAATAATTGGCTTTTTATCTGGCTTAATTGGTATTGGCGGAGGAATTGTATTGAGTCCGGTTTTACTATTACTAGGTTGGGCAAACATGAAACAAACTGCTGCAGTTTCTGCACTATTCATATTTGTAAATTCAATTTCTGGAATTTTCGGATTTTTATCAAAAGGAGGTGAAATACCAACTTCCTCTACTCTATTAATTGGAATTGTGCTTATTGGTGGTTTTTTTGGAGCGTATTATGGAAGTAAAAAATTCAACAATATTGTATTGCGAAATGTTTTGGCTTTTGTTTTAGGAATAGCAATTATTAAACTCTACACTATTTAA
- a CDS encoding molybdenum cofactor biosynthesis protein MoaE, with the protein METPKPIKKSFVQGPISAEFIGNSIAKHQTKTSIGAHNIFLGQVRADEIDGKTVAAIDYSAYEEMAEQNFHEIREAAFEKYDLTCLHIYHSLGNVKAGEICLFVFVSAPRRKVVYEALNYLVEEIKEKVAIFGKEILEDETYTWKKNN; encoded by the coding sequence ATGGAAACACCAAAACCTATAAAAAAATCATTTGTTCAAGGACCAATTTCAGCAGAATTCATTGGCAACTCTATTGCTAAACACCAAACTAAAACATCTATTGGTGCACATAATATTTTTCTAGGTCAAGTTCGTGCCGATGAAATAGATGGAAAAACAGTTGCAGCAATTGACTATTCGGCTTATGAAGAAATGGCGGAACAAAATTTTCATGAAATACGTGAAGCTGCTTTTGAAAAGTACGATCTAACTTGTTTACATATTTATCATAGTTTAGGAAATGTAAAAGCAGGTGAAATTTGTCTGTTTGTATTTGTATCTGCTCCAAGAAGAAAAGTCGTGTATGAAGCATTGAACTATTTGGTAGAAGAAATTAAAGAGAAAGTAGCCATTTTTGGTAAAGAAATATTGGAAGACGAAACCTATACTTGGAAAAAAAATAACTAA
- a CDS encoding MFS transporter: MSNLSQSHKILFINTLAFTICFACWTLNGVLVTYLIDKGIFNWTVIEAGWLMGIPILSGALTRLPIGILTDKYGGKKVFTWLLFLCAIPLFLIPLADSFWGFAILSLLFGVVGASFAVGIGYTSVWYPKEWQGRALGIFGMGNAGAALTTFLAPSLLNYFSESDPINGWKLLPITYGIVLVVIGFLFVLLTKEKIVQGETKNIKTLLQPLKSMRVWRFGIYYFLVFGCFVAYSQWLLPNFMNVYHTTLVMGGMFATLFSLPSGIIRAFGGYLSDKFGARKVMYWVLGTSMVISFLLMFPKMEVFTAGPGVLAGNNGIVTNVTSEKIMVNDKEYVIAPKTEKQLTNKPIFPVKSSWQEVIVAENQSVKKKELLAKGVTHIQFEANMWVYLVLVVLIGACWGIGKAAVYKHIPEYFPNEIGVVGGMVGLIGGLGGFFGPIVFGYLLTSTGFWTSSWFFIFAVSTICLIWMHKTIIKAIRKNNPEFTTQIEQK, encoded by the coding sequence ATGAGTAATTTATCACAATCACACAAAATATTATTTATAAATACTTTAGCGTTTACAATATGCTTTGCTTGTTGGACACTAAATGGTGTTTTAGTAACCTATTTAATAGACAAGGGAATTTTTAATTGGACTGTTATTGAAGCAGGATGGTTAATGGGTATTCCTATTTTATCTGGAGCTTTAACAAGATTGCCAATAGGAATTTTAACCGATAAATACGGTGGTAAAAAAGTATTTACATGGTTATTGTTTTTATGTGCCATTCCTTTATTTTTAATTCCGTTAGCTGATTCATTTTGGGGATTCGCTATTTTAAGTTTATTATTTGGTGTGGTTGGAGCGAGTTTCGCTGTAGGTATTGGATATACTTCTGTTTGGTATCCAAAAGAATGGCAAGGTAGAGCTTTAGGTATTTTTGGAATGGGAAATGCGGGTGCCGCATTAACTACTTTTTTAGCTCCTTCTTTATTAAACTACTTTTCAGAAAGTGATCCTATAAATGGTTGGAAACTTTTACCAATTACTTACGGAATTGTACTTGTAGTTATCGGATTCTTATTTGTTTTATTGACAAAAGAGAAAATTGTTCAAGGAGAAACAAAAAACATCAAAACACTTTTACAACCTCTAAAGTCTATGAGAGTTTGGAGATTTGGAATTTATTATTTCTTAGTTTTTGGATGTTTCGTAGCCTACTCTCAATGGTTATTACCAAATTTCATGAATGTATACCATACAACTTTAGTAATGGGAGGTATGTTTGCAACATTGTTCAGTTTACCTTCAGGAATTATTAGAGCGTTTGGAGGTTATTTATCGGATAAATTTGGAGCAAGAAAAGTAATGTATTGGGTTTTAGGAACTTCAATGGTTATTAGTTTTTTATTAATGTTTCCTAAAATGGAAGTTTTTACTGCTGGTCCTGGAGTTTTGGCAGGAAATAATGGTATTGTTACCAATGTTACTTCTGAAAAAATAATGGTTAATGATAAAGAATATGTTATTGCGCCAAAAACAGAAAAACAATTAACTAACAAACCAATTTTTCCAGTAAAATCATCTTGGCAAGAAGTAATTGTTGCAGAAAACCAATCAGTAAAAAAGAAAGAATTATTAGCAAAAGGTGTTACACATATTCAGTTTGAAGCAAACATGTGGGTTTATTTAGTTTTAGTTGTTCTAATTGGTGCTTGCTGGGGAATTGGTAAAGCAGCAGTTTACAAACATATTCCAGAGTATTTTCCGAATGAAATTGGTGTTGTAGGTGGAATGGTAGGACTTATTGGTGGGCTTGGAGGTTTTTTCGGGCCAATTGTTTTTGGTTACTTATTAACTTCTACAGGGTTTTGGACAAGTTCGTGGTTCTTCATTTTTGCAGTATCAACAATCTGTTTAATATGGATGCACAAAACAATTATTAAAGCAATTCGTAAAAACAATCCTGAATTTACAACACAAATCGAACAAAAATAA
- a CDS encoding MoaD/ThiS family protein — protein MTITLKYFGLLADITNTNEELFRLEKSDFTTNDLMQQLNEKYTGLQNVSFVIAVNKSITSTEINLNNNDTIALLPPFAGG, from the coding sequence ATGACGATAACACTAAAATATTTTGGCTTATTAGCTGATATCACAAACACAAACGAAGAGTTGTTTCGTCTTGAAAAATCAGATTTTACAACAAACGATTTGATGCAACAATTGAATGAAAAATACACTGGTTTACAAAATGTTTCTTTTGTAATTGCTGTGAATAAATCAATTACCTCAACAGAAATTAATTTAAACAATAACGATACAATAGCATTATTACCTCCTTTTGCAGGCGGATAA
- a CDS encoding MFS transporter codes for MKNKTFNTKALLIATGLSIVMVSLVFFGSRNLQNFDAALITYLFGTIFAFFGIVYRYSVWLQRPPTWIYFKRGITYLVTGKVFSHLWFVSKESIENIAFQKFIYPRGKYRWIAHFMIAIGCTSAFLITIPLTFGWIHFSLAPGGIDIYEAHFFGFHMMSFKLGSIMAFMTFHALNWSSWLVILGSLYYLRRRLTNPGLIATQTFEGDLLPLLLLIAISVTGLGLTFSYQFMKGFAFDFLAVIHAVTVIMFLIWIPFGKFFHIIQRPAQIGAHIYKQEGIKQGMAVCEHTGKEYATNLHVNDLKIVTKELGFNFDREDGSSHLDLSPEGKRSRLAQAHLKARLEGGKLFG; via the coding sequence ATGAAAAATAAAACATTTAATACAAAGGCATTACTTATAGCTACTGGCTTATCTATAGTTATGGTTTCTTTGGTGTTTTTTGGATCTAGAAATCTACAAAATTTTGATGCAGCATTAATTACCTATTTATTTGGGACAATATTTGCCTTTTTCGGAATCGTATATAGATATTCCGTTTGGTTGCAACGTCCTCCAACATGGATTTATTTTAAAAGAGGAATTACTTATTTGGTAACTGGAAAAGTGTTTTCACATCTTTGGTTTGTATCCAAAGAATCTATCGAGAATATAGCTTTTCAGAAATTTATTTACCCAAGAGGAAAGTACCGTTGGATTGCCCATTTTATGATAGCAATTGGTTGTACTTCAGCCTTTTTAATTACTATACCACTTACCTTTGGGTGGATACACTTTAGCTTGGCTCCAGGTGGAATTGACATTTATGAAGCACACTTCTTTGGTTTTCATATGATGTCATTTAAATTAGGTTCTATTATGGCTTTTATGACTTTTCATGCCTTAAACTGGTCATCATGGTTAGTTATTTTAGGCTCATTATATTATTTAAGAAGACGATTAACAAATCCAGGTTTAATTGCAACACAAACATTCGAAGGTGATTTACTTCCATTGTTATTATTAATTGCAATTTCAGTTACTGGTTTAGGACTTACTTTTTCCTACCAATTCATGAAAGGTTTTGCATTTGATTTCTTAGCTGTAATTCATGCTGTAACCGTAATTATGTTTTTAATATGGATTCCGTTTGGAAAATTCTTTCATATCATTCAAAGACCAGCTCAAATTGGAGCACATATCTATAAACAAGAAGGAATAAAACAAGGAATGGCAGTTTGTGAGCATACTGGTAAAGAATATGCAACTAACTTACATGTGAATGATCTAAAAATAGTTACAAAAGAGTTAGGTTTCAACTTTGACAGAGAAGATGGATCGTCACATTTAGATTTAAGTCCAGAAGGAAAAAGATCTCGTTTAGCGCAAGCGCATTTAAAAGCAAGATTAGAAGGTGGAAAATTATTCGGTTAA
- a CDS encoding HesA/MoeB/ThiF family protein — MEHSKQYARQMALPEIGSLGQQKILNAKVLVIGAGGLGCPVLQILAASGVGTLGIVDGDVVDETNLHRQLLYTTDDCGTKKVVAAANAIRKINSDVKVNVYPEFISESNIATIVKDYEILVDCTDTIATRYLINDISVHLGKPMIYASIHKFEGQISVFNYQNGPTYRCLFPEKNSQEIPNCVTTGVLGVLPNTLGMLQATEVMKIILGIGEVLSGKLLIYNALNMSFNELEFSKNEEQIRIGTKKGTELESSEKQNHEVNKEAFLDFCSNENYTIIDLREVHETPKLKHKNIINISFLEIEKHINQFQKDQPIILFCQSGIRSKKALKFFLEKGFTNIAHLQKGIQKVQLEVI, encoded by the coding sequence ATGGAACATTCAAAACAATATGCACGACAAATGGCTCTTCCTGAAATTGGAAGTCTTGGTCAGCAAAAAATACTAAACGCAAAAGTGTTGGTTATTGGTGCTGGTGGATTAGGCTGTCCTGTTTTACAAATACTGGCAGCTTCTGGTGTTGGAACACTTGGAATTGTGGATGGTGATGTTGTGGATGAAACGAATCTTCACCGTCAATTACTTTATACGACTGATGATTGCGGCACTAAAAAAGTGGTTGCTGCAGCCAATGCAATTCGTAAAATTAATTCAGATGTAAAGGTTAATGTATATCCTGAATTTATTTCTGAAAGTAATATTGCAACTATTGTAAAAGACTATGAAATATTAGTAGATTGCACGGATACTATTGCTACACGTTACCTTATTAACGATATAAGTGTTCATTTGGGTAAACCAATGATTTATGCTTCTATTCATAAATTTGAAGGACAAATTAGTGTTTTTAATTACCAAAACGGACCAACATATCGTTGTTTGTTTCCTGAGAAAAATTCGCAAGAAATTCCAAATTGCGTAACTACAGGAGTTTTAGGTGTTTTACCTAATACTTTAGGAATGTTACAGGCAACAGAAGTCATGAAAATCATACTTGGAATTGGAGAAGTTCTTTCAGGAAAGTTACTTATTTACAATGCTTTGAACATGTCTTTTAACGAATTAGAATTTAGTAAAAACGAAGAGCAAATTCGTATTGGAACTAAAAAAGGAACAGAATTAGAAAGCTCAGAAAAGCAAAATCATGAAGTCAATAAAGAGGCTTTTTTAGATTTTTGTTCGAATGAAAACTATACGATTATTGATTTACGTGAAGTACATGAAACACCAAAATTAAAGCATAAAAACATCATCAATATTTCGTTTTTAGAAATAGAAAAGCATATTAATCAATTTCAAAAAGACCAACCTATTATTCTTTTTTGTCAGAGTGGCATTCGCAGTAAAAAAGCGTTAAAATTTTTTTTAGAAAAAGGATTTACAAACATAGCACATTTACAAAAAGGCATTCAAAAGGTACAATTAGAAGTTATTTAA
- a CDS encoding molybdenum cofactor guanylyltransferase has translation MKNISAYIIAGGKSSRMGSDKGMLLLNETVFIEHIVKALQEATIQNITIVSANSDYDFLNCNRIEDIYPDKGPVGGIFTALSHSKTEQNIVLSVDVPLISAEIITWLIANIDDEKLITQVKVADKTSPLIAVYNRNAVNTFEEHLKKEQLRLKMVVEAIPNQTIEVPEKWHSLLQNINTKEDYQNLIK, from the coding sequence ATGAAAAACATTTCAGCATACATAATTGCAGGTGGAAAAAGTTCCAGAATGGGTTCTGATAAAGGTATGTTACTTTTAAACGAAACTGTTTTTATAGAACATATTGTAAAAGCATTACAAGAAGCAACTATTCAAAATATAACTATTGTTTCAGCCAATTCAGATTATGATTTTTTGAACTGTAATCGAATTGAAGATATATATCCTGATAAAGGTCCAGTTGGTGGAATTTTTACTGCTTTGTCACATTCAAAAACAGAACAAAACATTGTTTTAAGTGTAGATGTTCCGTTAATTTCAGCTGAAATTATTACTTGGTTGATTGCTAATATTGATGATGAAAAGCTAATTACACAAGTAAAAGTTGCAGATAAAACGAGTCCGCTAATTGCGGTTTATAATAGAAATGCAGTAAATACTTTTGAAGAACATCTAAAAAAAGAGCAATTAAGGTTAAAAATGGTTGTCGAAGCAATTCCGAATCAAACTATTGAAGTTCCTGAAAAATGGCATTCTTTATTGCAAAACATCAACACAAAAGAAGACTATCAAAACTTAATAAAATGA